A DNA window from Paralichthys olivaceus isolate ysfri-2021 chromosome 3, ASM2471397v2, whole genome shotgun sequence contains the following coding sequences:
- the fkbp8 gene encoding peptidyl-prolyl cis-trans isomerase FKBP8 → MGDKEETMDVSENHDSSPAAKNGRTSLLDSGEDFEVLDEEDIDDDPPPLEDAGGGKGKSTDGSDKRNEDTDSDPPGQVDEWMDVLGNDQLKKKVLEAGEGRDSRPQKGQNVKINLKTSLKDGTLVEEQSDVAFTLGDGDVFQALDLTVQLMEMGEKALIHTDAKYAYGTRGSLEPKVPPNAELCLEVELLEATDAPDLELLPPTEKIALASHKRERGNVHYQRGDYAFAVNSYSIALQITESSSKVDITPEEEDELMDVKVKCLNNMAASQLKLDHYDAALKSCVSALAHQPENIKALFRMGKVLALQGEYTEAIQTLRKALKLEPSNKTIHAELSKLVKKNSEQRGAEQAMYKKMLGNPTSSNSGTQKHRAKSSWGLSWKWLFGATAVAIGGVALSVVIAARN, encoded by the exons ATGGGTGACAAAGAGGAGACGATGGACGTCTCTGAGAACCATGACAGTTCACCAGCAGCGAAGAACGGACGAACCTCGTTGCTAGACAGCGGGGAGGACTTTGAAGTGTTGGACGAAGAAGACATCGACGACGACCCCCCTCCTCTGGAAGATGCTGGAGGAGGGAAGGGGAAAAGCACAGATGGGTCTGACAAGAGAAATGAAGACACAGATTCGGATCCCCCAGGCCAAGtcgatgaatggatggatgttctAG GTAATGACCAGCTGAAGAAAAAAGTCCTGGAGGCAGGGGAAGGAAGAGACAGTCGGCCACAGAAAGGACAGAATGTCAAGATTAATCTGAAGACCTCCCTGAAGGATGGGACACTGGTAGAGGAGCAGTCTGACGTAGCTTTCACTTTGGGAGACGGTGATGTCTTCCAG gctCTGGATCTCACGGTGCAGCTCATGGAAATGGGAGAGAAGGCGCTCATCCATACAGATGCAAAATATGCATATGGCACCCGGGGGAG TCTCGAACCCAAGGTCCCTCCCAATGCTGAGCTGTGCCTAGAAGTGGAACTGCTGGAGGCTACGGATGCTCCTGACCTGGAGCTGCTGCCCCCTACAGAAAAGATTGCCCTTGCCAGCcataagagagagaggggcaacGTTCATTATCAGCGCGGGGACTACGCCTTTGCTGTCAACTCGTACAGCATTGCCCTGCAGATAACAGAGTCTAGTTCCAAAG TTGACATTActcctgaggaggaggacgagttGATGGATGTGAAAGTTAAGTGTTTaaacaacatggcggcctctcAGCTTAAACTGGACCACTATGACGCAGCACTTAAATCTTGTGTCTCAGCTCTGGCCCATCAGCCGGAGAACATAAAAGCACTTTTCCGCATGGGCAAG GTATTGGCCTTGCAAGGTGAATACACAGAAGCCATTCAAACTTTGAGGAAGGCGCTGAAGTTGGAACCAAGCAACAAG ACGATTCATGCAGAGCTCTCCAAGCTGGTGAAGAAGAactcagagcagagaggagcagagcaggCCATGTATAAGAAGATGCTGGGTAACCCCACTAGTAGCAACAGCGGCACACAGAAACACCGGGCCAAGTCTTCATGG GGTCTCAGCTGGAAGTGGCTATTTGGTGCCACTGCGGTAGCCATCGGGGGTGTAGCGCTATCCGTGGTCATAGCTGCTAGAAATTGA